In Glycine max cultivar Williams 82 chromosome 15, Glycine_max_v4.0, whole genome shotgun sequence, the DNA window aaataacaaatttagactattaaagaaaatcaaCGAAGAAAActcaaatacctgaatatcctcccatatcaaatccttctgagcagtagggacttcCTTCTAGGTGTCATATGTCACGtcgaccttatcacgagcgacaatccccaaatatgttcttaatttcttcttgtggggaccgtcgacCTTGCCGGTAGCAGGATCGACGTTGACCACAGGTCTTTCTGCCCCAGGTGGTCTTGTGGCCAATGATCGTAGTCGTGTCGccttgcgtgtccgcttcaacgTACATGGAGATGCATCAGCGTCtacaggaggaggaggaagaggaggaggaggcgaggcaagtggagtagccatggtcctttaaagagaaaaagttgagttagttaatattatcaaaaaacactgtatgagttatgtaaatgaatgtaccgaaatgaaatattatattagaaaattacgttagacgatgttaattaattctccttcatcatgatcattacgattagcatgaacgtcgtcagcttcttcttctccgacgttGTTAGAAGTCATTTGTgtagacaaaggactaacataagtgtccatgtatgaatcatcatcttctacattaacaccaattgttttcccgttTAGAACCAcagaccacctttcatcacaagggtcttgcacataaaatacttgcttagcttgttctgccatgatgaaagggtcattctggtaagctagtttctttaagtctaccaacgtaaatcctacatcatcagtCCGCACACCgatgttgctgtcaacccacttacatttgaaaacacaaacagtaaatttgacatagttaagctcccatatTTCATCAATGAAGCCAAAGTAAGGCATTGAAGCTACACAAACAGTAGGAAGCGCCGTCCTCCGGTCGTCACCTCCGTCGTGCCTCCGGTGTGATAAAGGGAGTGGCGTTGTTGAAGAGGGAAGTCGCGTGAAAGAACGGAGAGACTGAAGAGGGAATAACGTGTTCCCTATCCTTtcaggatttttttaattttaaaaattcagaaaataattaaatccgTATTAGAACCGTATCCGTAATAGAATTTTGATAGTTTCCAAATATAGATCTGGAAGTTTCACGCCCTTTTGCCACTAAACTATAGAATTGCATTACTTctatacaattaattaattaatataataataataagttggcTTTTATCAATTCcctttatataatttatgattattatactaaaaagtgagtgagtgatttatttttcacacaaattcTTATATGAGAGAAGGTAAATGTATTATATACCGAAATAGTATTTTAGATAAAGCCATTAATGGCCATTAATGTAAAAGAAGGAAATGTgtggataataatatataagaaaagaaaatatgatttgatttttttaattgaataattttttaacaattatttttttattaaactacgTAACTCCTTTTATATTAAGGATactgtttttttcttcaaaaattattattgaaatttaattgaaatataatttaaatatgtagtattgaattttaagttttaaatatcGACTTCTTATATTAAATTCACAAAGGTAATGATTATGCacccaaaaaaacataaacataatgATTATGtatcttattttgaataattctatctcttttatttaattatttatgataaatagaatgctaattatttcaaaaaatacattatctcTCCTTTCATGCCCCTTCCGTTTGGTGGCCCTAAAACAGCTACACTACTACATCCCGTTTAAGATGCAAAACATCGGGTttctttacttatttaaaaaactattttggtatcgataatttaattatcaacaattataaattaaaagaattcgTATGCACGTCTGAGTGTTATTTTATCATCATGGTCACTTTatttgcctttttatttttcctaaaatataaTCCTAAAATATAAGCCAGTAACACATTTGTAATGTGAGAAGCATGCTTGTTGTGGACCCCTTAACCGTAGCAAATCCCCAAGTTGTAGTTTccttagattttttatttatttatatataaatttagtatacaattaattttgagaatgctttgtaaataaagtaaaacTTTAACATGTTGACGTTTTTAATAAacgaatattatatatattaaattaatatccaTCATGTTTTTTTGGCATGATACtcgttataaaaataattctaaacaTTTCATAccaaaaagaatattataatttcGAACATTTAgtataaaatcattatttaacaAATAGTTAATAACTCACCGTATTATTACATATTATCTTCATGTCACTACCAATATACCATAGTAATTTCCCATAGTAATTTCCTTAATGTGtagattaattattagtttaataTACCTATGTTGgacatttaaattttcataataacTCTCTAAGCATGCATCCTTTGTCTCTAAGCATACATCCTTTGACTCAGTTATATACTTTTATTTCCCGTGCTCTCACAAGAGTTTAATCTTccttcttttgttttaaattttaagagcaaatagtttatacatatatagatagtataaattatttttacactattatttgataataaatattaattgttatttatagtAAGCTTAGCGTGACAATTTTTCTATACGTGCATAGAAAATTGTTTGATTATAGagaattttttcatattattaaattgatgcaaaaatttatgttgtaatattatttttcgaCATTGTCTTCCTCGACGCATCACATAAGTCATAAGGCAATGCGTTGTCAAGTGTATTCGAAATAAGTCTTGACAtactattttagttaatttttaaatttttctttcatcagctaaaaaaatattttaaaacatttacttttaactttttttaatttaattactcttttaaaaattcatcactatttaaatataattctttttcttggtttcttctttcctaaatgatttttttattaaatttattaacaaaaaattcacataattaacaaatgtggttaaaaataataaaaaaatgacaaatgtaataaaaataaattacatgtggattataattaactctaaatttaaagacttaaaacataattttcgtgtctcatgaaaatatttttatttttgttctgaaaattttgtttagaaataatgaaaatatcattttttttaaatcctacaaatatatgagataactataattatttaaattaaaccactgtaacatatattttcaataaatcaaattaatatatacaaatattttaatttatttttaatttaaagataatacgataacataaatatagtaggatttcatagaatttttaaacaatattctccatttacctttttatcaagattttttttatttttataataattaaatcaaaatatattagtaataaattttaatttttttacgatataattgattttaccaacattctataaaaattctataaaagttaaactctattattaaaaacagtttttttttcaaattaactaatatcaaataatttatataaatgtgtgttatatttaaatgataatcatgaaataataaaattaaaattacgaaattcattttaaaaatttagtttaatttttaaatgtttaccttttgaatttattattgtttattaattattattttttaattaaaatataattaataacgcaatatatgttttttttaaaatatataaataattaaaaaaaagtttatattaacatcggttttttcaaaaaccgatgttaacgtgtatgcattaacatctGTTTTTTGAAagaccgatgttaacatatcatacgttaacatcggtttttgaaaaaccgatgttaactaatgatgttaacatcggtttttcaaaaaccgatgttaatgtgtATGCATTAAAAtcgattttttggaaaaccgatgttaagaataatactttatttacaaatatgccaccgcatttaacttaacatcggttttgtctaaaaccgatgttaataaaccgatgttaaaactgctttttgtagtagtgtaggTTCTTCCAAGacaagagaagaaggaaaagtgatttattattttttgtgccTTTCGTTTACATGATTCATAATTTATATAGCACTTCTGGCTTGTTGATTTAAAGCTGTTAACCAAAATTCTATCAATTCTGGTAACAGGTACAGGGCTACCACTAACAGAAAGAAGATTCTATAGCATCTTTGGTAAATAACCGTAAAGGAGAAATGGCAGAGAGAATGTGCTAGAGGGCCAAAACAATTTTGCCAGGTCAGCACCCCTTGTCCGGTTAGTTACACGAAATCTTTCAGATATTGTGACTTGGTCAGCACCCTCTTTGGCCGTGTCTGCTAGTTGTACTTCTGGTGAGGATTGTTTAGTTCCTTCCATAACCGTTAGAAGGAAAAAATGTGCTTACACGTGAGAACTTGCTTTAGCGTGTTGTATAATGGCGCGAACACAACTTTGTGTGCGAAAATTCCAGCGGGACCAGCCTGTATGCGTGAAGTTTGAgtttaaacctttgaaactcaTTAATAGAAATAAATGTGCTTCAAAAATAGTGGGTTTACttatgtgcattttttttatatcttaattcAGTCAATTTTCATTTAATGCTCTCTAAGTATTTAAATAATCTCATTAATAGAAATATccttaaaatcaataaatttactattattttatgtGCCTTTATATaccttcttttttaaaaaaataaataaatttaagtcaATTGACCAAGTGaggacaaatttttatttaattaattattatggtGTCAAACTTGGAGGATGTTTGTTTCatgaaatgtttttatatttccggtaatgttatttttaggaatataacatgaaaatatcatttctaggtatttttttaaaagatatgtttggttacattttcatatttttgggaatagtttttaaaatttaaaataatttaaataaaatgtattagacaataaattttcacatttatCACTTTCCTATTCACTCCTAATGGGAATACAtgtacaatttaaaaaaaaaacaaggtaaaaaagaaaattataacattCTAAGACATCAATAATACccgaaaatactttttaaaaactttgtaACAAACATAAGAATATATATTTCCGTCTTTATATTCTCAGGCAcaactaaattatatatattgaagaaTTTAAAAGTATCTTAAATGGAACTTAAAGCTGAGCTAAGGgacttcatatttttttcaaacacaaacataaagttaatgttgaaaaataatataataaattaagataaaataacaacagacttgtaatttgaaaataaattggatgaaaaatatttttattatagagAACAACTTGACTAACAAGAGacttgtaatttaaaaataaattggagcatgtgacaaaaaatatttttattacaaggAATAACCTGATAACTAAGggacttataattaattaatatagtaTGAGATgtgaattttgaataaattattttttatacaaaatatctAGACTACTCGGGgagtataaaatttaatttgtagatatgagataatttttatttttacaaagataaatagatataaaattattttaaacaaaatctttcctttcttttctttcaaaaaagacCAAAATCCATATCTCTTTAACATAAAATGATGCATATACCTAAGGCAAAGTGCATCATACTCTCTTTAACTTATCAAAGAGTTGATAGCAAGTCTAACTGACTGTGGATACATGTAGAGTCTTCActctattgaaaaaaaaaattgttgcttCAAAAACGCGCATTCAGGTATACAAATCTATTCTTTTTTCGCTGCAAGTGTTAGGAAACATCTATGTAACTATCACTTATATCACAATATGTGCATTTACAATTTcggtttgaaaaaataattctgCAACCATTAtagtataatttaataaaacatgttttttattattcataatgaAGCCAATAAAAggttttctaacaaaaaaagaGCACACATAATGTGCTTTATTTTTGGATCAGACTTTCTTCCCAAAAACAAGAGATATCACATATCTAATAATCTAATATAATGACTATGCATCTTGACATGTTTCAGATTCAATAAGACATATATTTTTTCACAACAAATGCAACATGCTTGATGGCACTGAGCAAAAACATATTCACTTTTAGAAGAAAAACACATTTCACATTACAATTTTAAACACAAAAGACTCATGGCTCTAATACCAATTGATAGTTACATATAAGTGTTTATAACACTTGCATTGGAAAAATAGGATCTATTTTGCATTCAAAGTATACAACAACAATAGAGAAAAATAGATTTGTGTACGTGGATGAGGCGTTCTCAAAGCAACaaaattttttcttcaatagtATAAAAACTCTATATGTATCCACGTTGAGACCAATATTTGCTATCAACTCTTTGATGAGTGGAACTCTAAAGAGCAAAtcctttttctaatttttatgtcTGGTGCACTTTGTCTCTCAGATGATACTTCTATGTATAATGTTGAAGAGATATGGATTTAgacattttttcaaagaaaaaaaagaaatattttatttaaaatattttcatatctctttatctatataaaaataaaaattatttcatattttttattttaaaaagtttcatgATATAAGACAAAGATAATTCACAATTAATCACATGACTAATTACCATAATTAATCACATGATCTAATCCTGATATGtaacaatataatattattattgttttatggaCAATTtccacatttataaaataatactccctttttatattaattatattcttgatgctagcaaaaaaatataataacattcCAGTACaatgtgtatttgatttaattaaattttctaatttaattatcaaataaattattttcttttgtaaaaattgGAACACTTGTTCATGTGTGACCCCATGGATTCACTACTAAACTGgtagtaaattaattataattaatttattaatcaaaGTAGGCATCTAGCAACACTACTTAAGAAATGGATAGATAAcatgaagtaatattttttacctTCAAGAACCAATagaagaataatgtaatattttcttcCACCATTTATAGCTCaaggttaactctagagtataGTATTATTGTCAAACTCTAATAAGCTCACACATCTAATTAGcgaatgacttaagaaactcttttcttctttcattaaatTGTCCTGGTCATGGTCTTAATTCTATCATAGAGTTCAAACTCATTATTTAAAGTTTATGGATTctttcttgattaatcattaattctacaagtatttaatcatattcaatattcattcaactaaTGTCCTAAGACATTAGATGtcgaatattaaaatataacaaataacttgttaattactatgataatTTCAGGTCACAGgaaactattatattttttcttgagaattttctattgacatatcaaagtaatattaactattaggAATGATCAATTAAGTTAGTTCAATAATGACATCCACATATacatcatttatatatacaatttaatatatgagatctattaatttttatccaataaagggcattacatatatattgatttatccAGATTATTGATGTCATATTCACAATAATCTTACGATCAagaacaatttaaattaaaattataaaagacttgtttctcattatcataatctctatcaTGATAACAaacctctattttaatcaagaacttgtcaaattaacaatttaataaaacaataaatatgataataaaataaagaataattatttactaaaattgataatatgATGGATTGAATCTTAAGCGTACATTTATATCCAACAGTGAGTTGCAATAGAAACCGTGGAATCAAGGAACGGAGGAGGAATGTATGAAGCTTTAGAGTGAGAAAGACAATCACCAAAACGAGAGTGTGAGAACTTTGAAGTTTttactgaaattaaaaaataaatgaaatttaaggGTTTTACCTATACCTACATCAATTATCCGTGGGTAAAAGTTCTACCACACCAAATTATGAGTGTCACTATAAGTGAGTGTAGGCATAGATAACTTTTTTGTAGTGAGCAAAGGTAGTTGGAATATTCGTTCCATGAGAAGTAGCAGATTCTTGGTTAGAAGATGTCATTGTGGATGTTGAAAAGATGAATCTTTGAGTAAAAAGGATAACCAACACTTTGATTAAGATCTATTAAAATATCAAGATcagattttaagttaaaatttctCGAATTAATAACATACTTTGTTGCTAATTCAATTGAAAGAACTCTTATGATAGTATTTTGGTTAATGTGAAatcttttttaaacttttttttttgtttaatatgttgtttttgaatctttaatcgAGATTCTTGgtccacaaaagaaaaaaaaatatttatttgatgagATTTTGTTTAATGCAATGATTTAAATGTTTTGAAtccattaaatgaaaataattaaagtgtcttaaaaaataaacataataaatgaAATCAATTGATTACGAAACAtacacatttattttctttgtatgaaaagatattattttgatttgaaaggTTTGTAATTAAGGGTCGAAATCTGTAAAATAATGAAGAGTGGATCCTTTGACCACTGACATTCTTTTTGTTCTTGACTTTTGTAAGCGTTTTAGTCTTGATTAGTTTAATGTGAAGGGATtctttcaatataatattaaagatttaattatcttgcattttctctctctcattctttattatattaactttgatatttattatttttattttctttccattttttttatccgcCAGAATGAAAgacaatgttaaaaaatttataataaaatacacaTCTTATTAAATCAACATAATTAGATCCTCTTGACTTATGTCCCATCTTTAATgtgaaaaagaatatttttaatattttctaggtGTATAATAAATGtagtattcatttttttatgactaGTATTAATGGTTTCTATGGGCTCAATAAACACCTAAAAACGTTTAAGGGAAGAAgcacacataattttttttattctttctacaAATTTctataatcatataattaattacataaaaattcatttaaaacactatatataacatatttttaataggaATTATTTATTGTTGAATACATTCTTATGTCATCATTTAATTGAAGAACTTGAtgataagaatataaaaaattcattctagttatatgataaaattgtaATCACTAGCAAAAGCCTGCAAACATTTGGATTCAATTCTTGTTTGTCCTAGCCTAAAATAGTCTACCTTTGGTCctttttataaagaaataagTTTCATTGGAAATACACAAACTTATttcttgtataaaaaaaaaccggaagaaataataattttattgagatTTAGATGCTCTTATAATTAAGTAAGGTGACGTTAGAAAGAGAATCAAACACGTTAGATATACTACAATTAACACATCATTTAActcatttgataaaaataatattttttttctctaactgccgatgtaaatttattttttagtcaaaATCATTTACTGTGTTCACACTGAACTTAAACAAAATCTGATATCTGTGGGACCACAACTATAAGCAACTCATACTTGTTTATTTTGAGACTTGAGTATAAAAACAGCCATAGGGAATGAGGGGTCCTCACACTTGCGAGAAAAATCGTTAATCCTTGTTAGAATATATTGAGAGTGAAAAAAGCATTTATAGATCCTACCAGAACAATGTTGTCATTCCTGATCAGCGCACTTATCCTTCTCTTTTTTCCCACATTTCTAAATGATAACGAGGAGTATTTTGAGTTAGATCTTGTAGAGGACTACATGACCCTTAATGCTCATGTACAAGAAGATGAAGACGAAGGTGGTGAGCAGCATAATGACCAAGTGGCTGAGGACATCAATGTGAAGCAGCATAAAGTTAATTGGTTTGAACAAGAAATTTATTCAGAAGTCAAATGGTGCCTGGCTTTAGACaggtatatataatttaattttgtataagCTTCCCATTTCATATCTTGATTTTGTTTGATATCTCATCATGAATTTGGTATATCTCAGTGTGGAGTTTCGAGGGGCAAGTGAGTTCCAAAATCTGACCGTTCTTTCTACAAAACGGTTTGGAAAGGTACGTTTTATTGGTTTTTGACAGcatatatctttctttttttagcaAAGAATTTGAAATGCAATCTATGTtttcatcaagtttttatgCCATTGGGGTAGTTTGATTTAAAgttctcttaattattttataattaaatttaagctTTTAATCTCTTCCTGCCATTCAATTAACCAGCTTTAAACTTGCCTTTCAAAGTCATGTTGTGTTTTAAGCTTTGTATGTATATGTACCCCAAGCAAGATTTTAACTTGCggacaaaataatatattgagatcaTATTAATTTTGGATATCCATTCATTTGCTTGTAGGAGCCTCTCACGATAAATGCAGCCCGATCTGTGTTTTTCTTGTTCTTCAGGCCCTATACTTGATATCAATCTTTATGCTCCTAACTAGCTAGCACATACTCATGCATGTGTACGCTATTAACTTTCATTTCACTaggatattaattttatgtttaacaCGTAGTATACTTCTCTCAATTAAGCTTTGTAAATATACCCTCCATTGCACAGGTAATAAAGAGAATACTAGTTTTTTTCTCCAAACATAGAATTATatgatctatatatatatgatctatCTTGCAGCAAATAgataaattacttatttatttacctTCTCTATATGTGTAGGCACTCGTCATTGATGGACATTTGCAAAACACAGAATTGGACGAATACATTTACCATGAAAACTTGGTCCATCCCGCTCTGTTAACACATAATAAGTATgaatatatatttctatctatcttCTAATGGTTTTTATCCCATATATGGATAAATGTTTGCATATCTAACAAAGTAATGATTGACCACTAGCAGCCCCAAAACCGTGTTTATTATGGGAGGAGGTGGAGGTTCTGCTGCAAGAGAGGTACTGAAGCACAGACACATTGAAAAAGTGATAATATGTGACATTGATAGGGTAAGTTGTTCATATAGAAACCGTGGTATATCGATCCCTTGTTAACTTATTATTCTGATTTTATTACTAAATCTTGTCCTCCATATACACATTGTTGATCTGAGTTTAATATGCTTAACCATACATAGAACATTGCCGGTTTGATCCGCGAGCATATGACGGCAAATCATGCGGCCTTTAAAGATGAGAGGCTTCAAATTGTATACAATGATGCAAAGTGAGCATTTTAATTCTTCGATTTTTATGACTCTTTTCGATTTCTtcttttagtttcaattttttgattAATTAGTTTGATTACAAACCTGAAGATATACTTCCATTTCCTGAAAATTTCCTTCCATATATAGTGGAATGAAGAGTTGCACTCAAGTTAAAATGTAAACagctaattaaaaaaactgcTGTTACAAGTCATGAGATCTTTAATTATAAGGGTGTTTCCTCTTTCTATCTTTTCTTTCATGTATGAATTGAAATAACGTAGAggattgaatatatttttttattacatatacAGGTATGAACTAGAGATGTCTGAAGAGAAGTTTGATGTGATCCTAGGAGATCTTCCTGAACTAGATGAATCAAATTCATCAGGTTCTAGCCATCTCTACACAAAATCCTTTTATGAGAATGTTGTCATACCTAAGCTCAAGGGCAATGGTCTCCTTGTTACTCAAGTAACCCTTTTCATTATTCTTTTGCTGTTCTATTTTCTAACTAATATATAAACATGAAAGGCTCACCTTGGACACTCActttattaaaactaattaaat includes these proteins:
- the LOC100819011 gene encoding thermospermine synthase ACAULIS5 — protein: MTLNAHVQEDEDEGGEQHNDQVAEDINVKQHKVNWFEQEIYSEVKWCLALDSVEFRGASEFQNLTVLSTKRFGKALVIDGHLQNTELDEYIYHENLVHPALLTHNNPKTVFIMGGGGGSAAREVLKHRHIEKVIICDIDRNIAGLIREHMTANHAAFKDERLQIVYNDAKYELEMSEEKFDVILGDLPELDESNSSGSSHLYTKSFYENVVIPKLKGNGLLVTQAGPAGIFTHKAMFSPLYNTLKQVFSYVVAYTAVMPSYGDSNGWIMASNEPINLDGEQLNNRIGERIKDELRYLDGPVIIASTVLNKTLKNSLMEETRILTDENVNVGFVRKRGVCN